A genomic window from Lotus japonicus ecotype B-129 chromosome 1, LjGifu_v1.2 includes:
- the LOC130727598 gene encoding uncharacterized protein LOC130727598, which produces MLRRRLSALSTSIIRSSIHSKPVIRHPSIQLHPVQFPHSRNAYSAFNPNTLQGFQGFRAYSLLMLNDLRDNVPRKQKIRRGRGIGSGKGKTAGFGHKGQRARKGSKLGFEGGQTPLRRRMPKRGFKNPFSLTFQPVGLGKIAKLINAGKIDSSELITMKTLKDSGAIGKQIQDGVRLMGRGSEQILWPIHLEVSRVTVRAKEAVEAAGGSVRKVYYNKLGFKALLKPEWFEKKGRLLPKAARPPPKQKDKVDSIGRLPAPTKPIPFLVEGSKDVPVLSA; this is translated from the exons ATGCTTAGAAGGAGGCTCTCTGCTCTCTCGACATCGATCATCAGAAGCTCAATTCACAGCAAACCTGTTATAAGACACCCATCTATCCAACTTCACCCTGTGCAGTTCCCTCACTCTCGCAATGCTTATTCAGCATTTAATCCCAATACACTCCAGGGTTTTCAAGGTTTTAGAGCTTACAGTCTTCTGATGTTGAATGATCTGAGAGATAATGTTCCCAGAAAACAGAAGATAAGGAGGGGGCGTGGGATTGGGTCTGGAAAGGGAAAGACTGCTGGGTTCGGCCACAAAGGTCAGAGAGCCAGAAAAGGTTCGAAATTGGGGTTTGAAGGAGGCCAGACCCCTCTTCGTCGAAGAATGCCAAAACGTGGGTTCAAGAACCCTTTTAGCCTCACATTTCAG CCAGTAGGGTTGGGAAAAATCGCAAAGCTTATCAATGCAGGGAAGATAGATTCTTCTGAACTGATTACAATGAAAACACTCAAG GACTCAGGGGCAATAGGGAAGCAAATACAAGATGGAGTACGGTTGATGGGGCGTGGCTCTGAACAGATTCTGTGGCCCATTCATCTAGAG GTATCAAGGGTCACTGTTAGAGCTAAGGAAGCAGTTGAAGCAGCTGGTGGGTCTGTGAGAAAGGTGTATTACAATAAGTTGGGCTTTAAGGCACTGCTGAAGCCAGAATGGTTTGAAAAGAAGGGAAGATTGTTGCCTAAAGCAGCTAGACCTCCTCCAAAGCAAAAGGATAAAGTTGATAGCATTGGTCGGCTGCCTGCACCAACCAAGCCAATTCCATTTTTAGTTGAAGGAAGCAAAGATGTTCCCGTTTTATCAGCTTAA
- the LOC130727596 gene encoding peroxidase 7-like: MKFHHISLFLLSIALVLSNSYGLPVPGKVLNVPPEALLSTGHYHTTCPAAEGIVSQKVAAWVKKDPTLAPSIIRLHFHDCAIRGCDASILLNHKGSERNAYESRTLRGFQMIDDIKAEIERRCPRTVSCADILTAAARDATILAGGPFWEVPFGRKDGKISLAKEASLVPQGHENITALLQFFQKRGLDMLDLVTLSGSHTIGRSTCSSFADRLYNFSGTGKPDPSLNVYYLKLLRKRCQGVLDLVHLDVITPRKFDTTYYTNLVRKVGLLSTDQSLFSDARTAPFVEAFATQPFLFTSQFAVSMVKLGNVQVMTRPNEGEIRVNCNFINRV, from the exons ATGAAGTTCCACCACATTTCCTTGTTCCTTCTTTCAATCGCATTGGTGCTGAGCAACAGCTATGGTCTCCCTGTCCCAGGAAAAGTGCTCAATGTACCTCCTGAAGCATTGCTTTCCACTGGTCACTATCATACAACATGCCCAGCTGCTGAAGGCATTGTCTCACAAAAGGTTGCTGCTTGGGTTAAGAAGGATCCCACCCTGGCCCCTTCCATCATTCGCCTGCATTTCCATGACTGTGCCATCAGG GGATGTGATGCATCAATTTTGCTTAACCACAAAGGAAGTGAGAGGAATGCCTATGAGAGCAGAACACTGAGAGGTTTTCAGATGATTGATGACATCAAGGCTGAGATAGAAAGAAGGTGTCCAAGAACAGTTTCTTGTGCTGACATTCTCACTGCAGCTGCAAGAGATGCTACTATTCTAGCTGGAGGACCCTTCTGGGAAGTCCCATTTGGACGCAAAGATGGCAAGATTTCCTTAGCCAAAGAAGCCTCTCTGGTTCCTCAAGGCCATGAAAACATCACAGCATTGCTTCAATTTTTCCAAAAAAGAGGGCTAGACATGCTTGATTTGGTCACTCTCTCAGGCTCACACACAATTGGGAGGAGCACTTGCTCCTCTTTTGCTGACAGGCTTTACAACTTTAGTGGAACTGGAAAACCTGATCCCTCACTGAATGTCTATTACTTAAAATTGTTAAGGAAAAGGTGTCAAGGGGTGTTGGATTTGGTGCACCTTGATGTCATAACACCAAGGAAATTTGACACAACCTACTACACAAACCTTGTGAGGAAAGTGGGGCTGTTGTCAACAGATCAATCACTGTTTTCTGATGCAAGGACAGCTCCTTTTGTGGAAGCATTTGCAACACAGCCTTTCCTTTTTACTAGCCAGTTTGCTGTGTCAATGGTGAAGCTTGGGAATGTTCAAGTCATGACTAGGCCTAATGAAGGTGAAATCAGAGTGAATTGTAATTTTATCAATCGTGTCTAA